In the genome of Raphanus sativus cultivar WK10039 chromosome 4, ASM80110v3, whole genome shotgun sequence, one region contains:
- the LOC108850287 gene encoding uncharacterized protein LOC108850287: MANEVNANEVNAANEVNGEDFDEETVEREENEIEQVVEEFIDEPPVRHDECPSSEDEGDEPRKKAKKVVPVKRGAGNLYKGQHFLNGVAFKDSVLDYALRTGRNIKQYRYDKDKIGFICVGAEACEWKVYASTLPKDNVWKIRIFTEEHSCIQNGDCEMLKVPQIARLFVDKIREEPEYYMPMKIEELVQEKWGFTVSRPQCQAARNKALRWIEFENDHMFARLRDYAAELLESNPGSIVEIETLTNTTGEKEIEEFNRIFICFDNIRKTWKESCRQLIGVDGCFLKHKVKGQLLVALGRDADNAIYPIAWGAVQVENTENWLWFVRKIKDVLGLNQGLGYILVSDRQKGLISAVQTELPQIEHRMCVRHIYGNLKKNHASRKEMKSLIWNLAWSYNETEFLQRLDKIFCYDAGVYDDVQKSKPRTWCRAFYKLVTTVKM; encoded by the exons ATGGCGAATGAAGTGAACGCGAATGAAGTGAACGCTGCGAATGAAGTAAACGGTGAGGACTTTGATGAAGAAACAgttgagagagaagaaaacgaGATTGAACAGGTGGTTGAAGAATTCATCGATGAGCCTCCTGTACGCCACGACGAGTGTCCCTCGAGTGAGGATGAGGGAGATGAACCTCGTAAGAAGGCGAAGAAGGTGGTCCCTGTGAAACGTGGTGCTGGAAATCTGTACAAGGGGCAACATTTCTTGAATGGTGTGGCTTTCAAGGACTCTGTGCTCGATTATGCTCTGAGAACAGGCCGAAATATCAAGCAGTACAGGTATGATAAGGATAAGATTGGGTTCATCTGTGTTGGTGCTGAAGCATGTGAATGGAAAGTGTATGCGTCCACTCTTCCTAAAGATAATGTCTGGAAAATTAGAATCTTCACAGAGGAGCATTCATGTATTCAAAATGGTGATTGTGAGATGTTAAAAGTTCCTCAAATTGCAAGGCTTTTTGTTGATAAGATTAGAGAGGAACCAGAATACTACATGCCCATGAAGATTGAAGAATTGGTTCAAGAAAAATGGGGGTTTACGGTATCTAGGCCTCAGTGTCAGGCTGCAAGAAACAAGGCACTAAGGTGGATTGAGTTCGAGAATGATCACATGTTTGCCCGGCTAAGAGATTATGCTGCTGAGTTGCTCGAATCAAACCCGGGTTCGATTGTGGAGATTGAGACTCTGACTAACACGACTGGTGAGAAAGAGATCGAGGAGTTCAACAGGATATTTATTTGCTTTGATAACATCAGAAAGACATGGAAAGAGTCGTGTAGGCAACTAATAGGAGTCGATGGATGCTTCTTAAAGCACAAAGTCAAGGGGCAGCTTCTTGTTGCATTAGGAAGGGATGCGGATAATGCTATATATCCAATAGCATGGGGGGCTGTTCAAGTGGAAAACACAGAAAACTGGTTATGGTTTGTGAGAAAGATCAAAGATGTCTTGGGATTGAATCAGGGGCTTGGTTACATACTAGTGTCAGATCGACAAAAG gGATTGATAAGTGCTGTTCAGACTGAGTTACCACAGATTGAACATAGAATGTGTGTACGCCATATCTATGGTAATCTGAAGAAGAATCATGCTAGTAGAAAAGAGATGAAGTCATTGATATGGAACTTGGCATGGAGCTACAACGAGACTGAGTTCCTTCAACGTTTAGATAAGATTTTCTGCTATGATGCTGGTGTGTACGATGATGTTCAAAAGAGTAAGCCTAGGACATGGTGTAGAGCCTTCTACAAGCTGGTAACTACTGTGAAGATGTAG
- the LOC130511184 gene encoding uncharacterized protein LOC130511184 produces the protein MGARNIRASLSPLHAEIEALIWAMECMRNLRQFRVTFATDCLQLVKMVSEPDDWPAFANMLEDIKTLKESFHSLEIIHVPRTQNLKADGLARSARKQTTFVVHMDAELPFWFTESV, from the coding sequence ATGGGAGCACGGAATATAAGAgcttctctttctcctcttcacGCTGAGATAGAAGCtttaatttgggcaatggaatgcatgAGAAATTTGCGTCAGTTTCGggtcacgtttgcaacagattgtctgcaactggtgaagatggtgtctgAACCAGATGATTGGCCTGCATTTGCTAATATGTTAGAAGATATCAAGACCTTGAAAGAATCGTTCCACAGCttggagatcattcatgtaccccGCACACAAAATTTGAAGGCCGATGGCTTAGCACGCAGTGCTAGGAAACAAACGACCtttgttgtgcacatggatgcAGAACTACcgttttggtttacagagtctgtttga
- the LOC130511183 gene encoding uncharacterized protein LOC130511183, whose translation MARIAKRSVIANAHKGLCTPYVTDFLKVEHKKASACKVTRSTNGMYEVKLSSCTYRVSLERRTCTCMKFEICGIPCEHAYGVMLQKKLAPENYVCQWFHTATWRRNYRDGLVPVRGADFWPKTSAPDVHIPPEPPQPARKKITKADKKRKRGVNESPTKKAPKNKKRTMHCGTCGEPNHNSRFHKKQQASQGLPRVPSQVASPAASQTASQAASHEDMC comes from the exons ATGGCTCGTATTGCAAAGAGATCAGTCATCGCTAATGCCCACAAAG gTTTATGTACACCATATGTTACAGACTTTCTTAAGGTTGAGCATAAAAAAGCATCTGCGTGCAAGGTTACTAGAAGTACAAATGGGATGTATGAAGTAAAGTTGAGTTCATGCACTTACCGTGTTAGCTTGGAGAGGAGGACTTGCACATGCATGAAGTTTGAAATCTGTGGCATCCCTTGTGAGCATGCTTATGGAGTGATGCTGCAGAAGAAGTTAGCCCCTGAAAATTATGTGTGTCAGTGGTTTCACACAGCTACATGGCGAAGAAACTACAGAGATGGTCTTGTTCCTGTGAGAGGTGCTGACTTCTGGCCTAAAACGTCTGCTCCTGATGTCCATATTCCTCCTGAACCGCCTCAACCTGCTCGAAAGAAGATTACTAAAGCAGATAAGAAAAGGAAGAGAGGAGTCAATGAATCACCAACAAAGAAAGCCCCAAAGAACAAGAAACGTACTATGCATTGTGGGACTTGTGGAGAACCTAATCACAACTCAAGATTCCACAAAAAGCAACAG GCTTCTCAAGGTCTTCCTCGAGTTCCTTCTCAAGTTGCTTCTCCAGCTGCATCTCAGACTGCTTCTCAAGCTGCTTCACATGAAGACATGTGCTGA